A portion of the Bacillus sp. es.034 genome contains these proteins:
- the trpC gene encoding indole-3-glycerol phosphate synthase TrpC — protein sequence MSTILDTIIEEKKEEVNHLKRSGYPSFHHQSTPTKSLYETLKSASSLQVIAEIKRASPSKGDIRTEVDPEIQAAIYAEAGACAISVLTDTPFFKGRIEDLANVRRAVSIPILCKDFIIDEIQIDRARDAGANVILLIVAALDFTKLKELYSYASNLGLEVLVEVHNEEEMMDALKLGATIIGVNNRNLKTFEVDLLITETLASMVKGRDVVLISESGIRNESDSRRVKDAGAQGVLVGETLMRSEDPAATLSALKVEKGEKK from the coding sequence ATGAGCACCATTTTAGATACCATCATTGAAGAGAAGAAAGAAGAAGTGAACCATTTAAAACGATCTGGATATCCATCCTTTCATCATCAAAGCACTCCGACCAAATCATTATATGAAACGCTTAAATCGGCTTCCTCCCTACAAGTCATAGCTGAAATCAAGCGGGCTTCACCATCAAAAGGCGATATCAGGACGGAAGTGGATCCGGAAATACAAGCCGCTATCTATGCAGAAGCTGGAGCATGCGCCATTTCTGTTCTGACGGATACACCGTTTTTCAAAGGAAGAATTGAGGATCTTGCAAATGTCCGAAGAGCCGTGTCGATCCCGATACTGTGTAAGGACTTTATTATCGATGAAATCCAGATCGATCGTGCCAGGGATGCGGGGGCGAATGTGATTCTGTTGATTGTGGCTGCACTGGATTTCACCAAACTTAAAGAATTATATTCTTATGCCTCAAATCTTGGACTGGAGGTTCTTGTAGAAGTTCACAATGAGGAAGAAATGATGGACGCCTTAAAACTCGGCGCTACTATAATCGGGGTGAATAATCGGAACCTGAAAACCTTTGAAGTGGATCTGTTGATCACTGAAACACTGGCATCGATGGTGAAGGGAAGGGACGTCGTACTTATAAGTGAAAGTGGGATCAGAAATGAGTCGGATTCAAGGAGAGTGAAAGATGCAGGGGCACAAGGGGTACTCGTAGGAGAAACGTTAATGAGAAGTGAAGATCCCGCCGCTACCCTCTCCGCTCTCAAGGTTGAAAAAGGTGAGAAGAAATGA
- the trpD gene encoding anthranilate phosphoribosyltransferase, which produces MKSYLQKLSDGHSLERDEMREAVKELLKEETTESQIACFLTLLKMKGETVGEMTALVEVLREKALPVTSTVKDVLDNCGTGGDGSQSFNISTTSAFVLAGAGVKVAKHGNRSISSKTGSADVLEHLGVSLDLGAHEVENLLNETNIAFLYAPHIHSGLKKIMKVRKELKIPTIFNLIGPLTNPVQLETQLVGVYRRDKLETMAQVLRELGRKRAIVLNGADYMDEASLAGENHLVLLEDGEISSCTLSGEEVGLPSYSLGEIKGGDARNNARILQDVLQGKGGAYTDTVLFNAGIALFAHGKASTFAEGVKLARESIESGRANEALSSLVHYSRQRRKQVI; this is translated from the coding sequence GTGAAAAGCTATCTACAAAAGCTGTCTGATGGTCATTCATTAGAAAGAGATGAGATGAGGGAAGCCGTTAAGGAATTATTAAAGGAAGAAACGACCGAGAGTCAAATAGCCTGTTTCTTGACCCTGTTGAAAATGAAGGGGGAAACGGTGGGGGAAATGACAGCCCTGGTTGAAGTGCTTCGAGAGAAGGCATTGCCCGTGACCAGCACCGTAAAGGACGTATTGGATAACTGTGGGACAGGTGGGGATGGATCCCAGAGCTTTAATATCAGTACAACAAGCGCATTCGTATTGGCAGGGGCGGGCGTAAAGGTCGCAAAGCACGGAAATAGGAGTATATCAAGCAAGACAGGTAGTGCAGATGTATTGGAACATCTGGGCGTCTCATTGGACTTAGGGGCACATGAAGTGGAAAATCTCCTGAATGAAACCAATATCGCCTTCCTCTATGCCCCCCATATTCATTCAGGGCTGAAAAAAATCATGAAAGTACGGAAAGAATTGAAAATCCCGACCATCTTTAATCTGATTGGTCCTTTAACGAATCCCGTTCAATTGGAAACCCAGCTAGTCGGGGTGTACAGAAGAGATAAGCTGGAAACGATGGCACAGGTTTTACGTGAATTGGGAAGAAAGCGGGCAATCGTCCTGAATGGGGCGGACTATATGGATGAAGCGTCACTTGCAGGTGAAAATCATCTTGTCCTTTTGGAGGATGGTGAAATCAGCTCATGTACATTATCAGGGGAAGAAGTCGGGCTCCCGTCTTATTCCCTTGGAGAGATAAAAGGAGGAGATGCAAGGAACAATGCCCGAATCTTACAGGACGTCTTACAAGGAAAAGGAGGAGCCTATACGGATACGGTCTTATTCAACGCAGGAATCGCCTTATTTGCCCATGGTAAAGCTTCGACCTTCGCAGAAGGTGTAAAACTGGCCAGGGAAAGTATAGAAAGCGGACGGGCAAATGAAGCGCTCTCATCCCTTGTACACTATAGCCGACAACGACGAAAGCAGGTGATTTGA
- a CDS encoding GNAT family N-acetyltransferase, whose protein sequence is MLTSKQLQDIKDLQDVCERFEEINLKLNWEMLKKRKNDQDDFLLYREDRLIGFLGIYGFGDSYEICGMIHPHFRRQHMFQELFQKALHSLKSRPVNTLLLNVPGSSTSGKGFISHLEAVYDFTEYEMKWNEQELVSNSDSVMIKTADEQDIETIIDLDETCFGIVRSDAESYTKRIFEESREGNLMIIHDEKVIGKIRVQRTDNKSFIYGFAVFPSFQGKGIGRKALSQVVMQESKWTDEIYLDVAAANSKALNLYESSGFQTFYSQEYYQYPIK, encoded by the coding sequence ATGCTTACTTCAAAACAACTTCAAGATATAAAGGATCTTCAGGATGTCTGCGAGAGGTTTGAAGAAATAAACTTAAAATTGAACTGGGAAATGCTAAAAAAAAGAAAGAATGACCAAGATGATTTCCTCCTTTATAGGGAGGATCGTCTGATCGGCTTTTTAGGAATATACGGTTTTGGTGATTCCTACGAAATATGTGGTATGATCCATCCTCATTTCCGCCGTCAGCACATGTTCCAAGAACTGTTTCAAAAAGCACTGCACTCTTTAAAATCCCGACCCGTCAACACGCTCTTACTTAATGTTCCAGGATCTTCGACGTCTGGAAAAGGGTTTATATCACATTTGGAGGCTGTCTATGATTTCACGGAATATGAAATGAAATGGAATGAACAAGAGTTGGTCTCAAACTCTGATTCTGTCATGATCAAAACAGCGGATGAACAAGATATCGAAACCATCATCGACCTTGATGAAACATGTTTCGGGATTGTTAGAAGTGATGCTGAATCCTATACCAAGAGGATATTCGAAGAGTCCAGGGAAGGAAATCTTATGATCATCCATGATGAGAAAGTGATTGGCAAGATAAGAGTTCAACGAACGGACAATAAAAGTTTCATTTATGGGTTTGCCGTCTTCCCGTCTTTTCAAGGAAAGGGAATCGGAAGAAAAGCATTGTCGCAGGTCGTGATGCAGGAATCCAAATGGACCGATGAAATATACCTTGATGTAGCTGCAGCGAACAGCAAGGCACTGAATCTTTATGAATCAAGTGGTTTTCAAACCTTTTATAGTCAAGAGTATTATCAATATCCCATTAAATAA
- a CDS encoding aminodeoxychorismate/anthranilate synthase component II: MILLIDNYDSFTYNLYQYIEELGERVVVRRNDAISLEEIKKLNPSGIILSPGPGKPENAGICTSIIQNLHASVPILGVCLGHQAIGAAFGATIEVAEKVMHGKTSLIKHSGEGIFEYLPQPLEVMRYHSLVIKKGTLPEPLETVALSMDDGEIMAIKHMRFPLFGVQFHPESIGTKTGKKIIQNFLDEMRKGNNREKLSTKAV, from the coding sequence ATGATTCTACTCATTGATAACTATGATTCGTTTACGTATAACCTGTATCAATATATTGAAGAACTGGGTGAAAGGGTAGTGGTCAGACGGAATGATGCGATTTCATTGGAAGAAATAAAAAAACTGAATCCATCAGGGATTATCCTTTCCCCTGGACCCGGGAAGCCTGAAAATGCGGGTATTTGCACCTCGATTATACAGAATCTTCACGCTAGCGTGCCGATTCTCGGTGTTTGTCTCGGTCATCAGGCAATCGGGGCAGCATTTGGGGCAACTATTGAAGTGGCAGAAAAGGTCATGCATGGAAAGACCTCGCTTATCAAACACAGTGGGGAAGGAATATTTGAATATTTGCCACAACCGCTGGAAGTGATGAGGTACCATTCGCTGGTCATCAAAAAAGGGACTCTGCCAGAACCACTGGAGACGGTTGCCCTTTCTATGGATGACGGGGAAATCATGGCCATCAAGCATATGAGATTTCCTTTGTTTGGAGTTCAATTCCATCCAGAGTCCATCGGTACGAAAACTGGGAAGAAAATCATTCAAAACTTTTTAGATGAGATGAGAAAGGGGAATAACCGTGAAAAGCTATCTACAAAAGCTGTCTGA
- a CDS encoding class I tRNA ligase family protein produces the protein MPSTSQNWAVWVKDLLSDYHPDTIRYFLTINAPEKRDADFSWREFIYSHNSELLGAFGNLVQRTVKFYKKEFGDNLILTKVDERVKQKVEEVFSSVGHCIESARTRQGLEEVFEFIRWCNKRFDEQKPWVIVKENREEGKRVLEEYIYIISNLRNILEPFIPFTASKVGEQLGMTHQPLWESVSLPLKLTVENTLPLFNRIELESIDREREKLNEKFKGE, from the coding sequence TTGCCATCGACGAGCCAAAATTGGGCTGTATGGGTAAAGGATCTTCTTAGTGATTACCATCCGGATACAATTCGCTACTTTCTGACGATCAATGCCCCTGAAAAGAGGGATGCAGACTTTTCGTGGAGAGAATTTATTTACAGCCATAACAGTGAACTTCTCGGTGCTTTCGGAAACCTTGTCCAGCGTACCGTGAAATTCTATAAGAAAGAATTCGGTGACAACCTAATCTTAACCAAAGTAGATGAGAGGGTAAAACAGAAAGTGGAAGAGGTATTCTCATCCGTCGGTCACTGCATTGAATCAGCAAGAACGAGACAGGGGCTTGAGGAAGTATTTGAATTCATCAGGTGGTGTAATAAACGTTTTGATGAACAGAAACCATGGGTAATAGTGAAAGAAAACAGGGAAGAAGGGAAAAGGGTACTTGAAGAATACATTTATATCATCAGTAATCTACGAAATATTCTTGAGCCTTTTATCCCTTTTACAGCTTCAAAGGTGGGAGAACAGTTAGGGATGACCCATCAACCCCTTTGGGAAAGTGTATCCCTCCCCTTGAAGCTCACAGTAGAAAATACTTTACCACTGTTCAACCGGATAGAATTGGAATCGATCGATAGAGAAAGGGAAAAGCTGAATGAAAAATTTAAAGGAGAATGA
- a CDS encoding metallophosphoesterase — MKIVIVSDTHMPRKGRGLPPILQKDLKESDLIIHGGDFGTYEVYMEFMEYGELMAVAGNVDDPELQSLLPKRRIIERNGVKIGITHGDGKGKTTEKRALEAFEDVDVDVIIFGHSHIPYSRFMKGVFLFNPGSPTDKRKLPYYSHGILTIGDTWKIEHIFYK, encoded by the coding sequence ATGAAAATCGTCATTGTTTCTGACACTCACATGCCGAGAAAAGGAAGGGGACTCCCTCCTATCCTTCAAAAAGATCTTAAGGAGAGTGATCTCATCATTCATGGGGGAGATTTCGGGACCTATGAAGTATATATGGAATTTATGGAGTACGGGGAATTGATGGCCGTTGCTGGAAATGTCGATGACCCTGAACTTCAATCCCTTCTCCCAAAAAGAAGGATCATAGAAAGAAATGGCGTGAAGATCGGTATAACACATGGGGATGGAAAGGGGAAAACCACTGAAAAAAGAGCTCTGGAAGCCTTTGAAGATGTTGATGTGGATGTGATCATCTTCGGTCACTCCCACATACCCTATTCCCGATTTATGAAAGGAGTCTTCTTGTTCAATCCAGGTTCTCCTACGGATAAACGGAAGCTTCCATATTATTCCCACGGTATATTGACAATCGGAGACACCTGGAAGATCGAGCACATATTTTATAAATGA
- a CDS encoding GNAT family N-acetyltransferase — protein sequence MYKLTQYKDPIAFHDKVHSLLMEDEAANNLPLGLLNTMKTSDKYIDPLLLLVENEDDKAVGSFIMTPPHYLVVTLKVGKDDIQAIAGQLNTFCEDSGITIPGFVAEKETALQLTHAWCHVTGKGFTIRMNQRVYQLNEVNDIQLSEGKMVPVRSGQEWLLAEWMSEFVADTEVITLSGDEALKMAIDMIENERYVFFWEVAGQPVSMARGARRTENGITVNFVYTPSGFRKKGYASSVVAELSRLLLHEHSFCSLYTDLDNPTSNKIYMEIGYKPVCDSMMITIV from the coding sequence ATGTATAAGCTGACACAGTATAAAGACCCAATAGCCTTTCATGATAAGGTTCATTCTCTCCTTATGGAGGATGAGGCAGCGAATAATCTGCCTTTGGGATTATTGAATACCATGAAAACGAGTGACAAATATATAGATCCACTTCTGCTTTTAGTGGAAAATGAGGATGACAAGGCAGTGGGATCATTCATCATGACTCCTCCTCATTACCTTGTCGTAACCCTGAAAGTAGGGAAGGATGACATCCAGGCAATAGCCGGACAGCTCAATACGTTTTGTGAGGATTCCGGGATCACGATCCCCGGTTTTGTTGCTGAGAAAGAAACCGCACTTCAACTGACCCATGCATGGTGTCACGTTACGGGGAAGGGTTTCACCATCCGTATGAACCAACGTGTGTATCAATTGAATGAAGTGAATGATATCCAGTTGAGTGAAGGGAAAATGGTCCCTGTCCGTTCAGGTCAAGAGTGGCTCCTGGCCGAGTGGATGAGTGAATTTGTCGCAGATACAGAAGTCATAACTTTGTCGGGGGATGAAGCGCTCAAAATGGCGATAGATATGATTGAAAATGAGCGTTATGTGTTCTTTTGGGAAGTGGCCGGACAGCCTGTTTCCATGGCAAGGGGGGCAAGAAGAACGGAAAACGGGATCACCGTAAATTTTGTCTATACCCCATCTGGATTCAGGAAAAAGGGATACGCCTCTTCTGTTGTAGCGGAACTGAGCCGTCTGTTACTGCATGAACACTCCTTTTGTTCACTCTATACGGACCTGGACAATCCCACATCGAACAAAATCTATATGGAAATCGGTTATAAACCAGTCTGCGATTCCATGATGATCACGATTGTTTGA
- the trpA gene encoding tryptophan synthase subunit alpha has protein sequence MGKQFLESSLEAELKRGNKMFIPYVMAGDGGIDTLITTLKKLEEGGATAIEVGIPFSDPVADGPTIQEAGKRALEKGTTLRKVFDVLTEGRKEIGIPLIFMTYINPIYKYGVERFFEDCKKAGVDGVIIPDLPLEHYDLVKQPSKEKEIAIIQLATLTSPLERVKELASVTEGFLYAITINGITGTREGFAENISRHLNKLKSNSPVPVLAGFGISNPDHVRNLSESCDGVVVGSKIIDLIQQDSFDEIKELIGASKTGAFHS, from the coding sequence ATGGGTAAACAATTTCTGGAAAGCAGCCTTGAAGCCGAATTGAAACGGGGGAATAAGATGTTCATTCCCTATGTAATGGCGGGAGACGGTGGCATAGACACATTGATAACAACTTTAAAGAAGCTTGAAGAAGGTGGGGCGACGGCCATTGAAGTCGGCATTCCGTTCTCTGATCCCGTGGCCGATGGACCGACGATTCAAGAAGCGGGTAAAAGAGCATTGGAGAAGGGAACGACACTTCGAAAAGTGTTCGATGTATTGACTGAAGGAAGGAAAGAAATTGGAATTCCCCTGATATTTATGACCTATATCAATCCGATTTACAAATATGGTGTAGAACGCTTCTTCGAAGATTGTAAAAAGGCTGGGGTAGATGGGGTGATCATTCCTGATCTGCCCCTGGAGCATTACGATTTGGTTAAGCAGCCCTCAAAGGAAAAAGAAATAGCCATCATCCAATTGGCAACCCTCACCAGTCCTTTGGAAAGAGTGAAGGAATTAGCGTCTGTGACAGAAGGGTTCCTCTATGCCATCACGATTAATGGAATTACAGGAACAAGAGAGGGGTTTGCCGAGAATATATCCCGTCATTTAAACAAGCTTAAGAGCAACAGTCCGGTTCCGGTTCTGGCGGGATTTGGGATATCGAACCCCGATCATGTACGCAACTTGAGTGAAAGCTGTGATGGGGTAGTGGTTGGAAGTAAGATCATTGACCTCATTCAACAGGACTCCTTTGATGAAATAAAGGAGTTAATCGGAGCATCCAAGACAGGAGCTTTTCACTCGTGA
- a CDS encoding class I tRNA ligase family protein, translating into MTVFIGGAWPYANGSLHLGHIAALLPGDIIAIDEPKLGCMGKGSS; encoded by the coding sequence ATGACTGTTTTTATAGGAGGGGCTTGGCCATACGCCAATGGCTCCCTGCATTTGGGACACATCGCTGCATTGCTGCCGGGTGATATCATTGCCATCGACGAGCCAAAATTGGGCTGTATGGGTAAAGGATCTTCTTAG
- the trpB gene encoding tryptophan synthase subunit beta, producing the protein MVYAQPDHKGLFGQFGGRFVPESLMKAVQELEAAYDEAIKDVRFQERLQSYLKDYVGRENPLYYAENLTRQIGGAKIYLKREDLNHTGAHKINNTIGQALLAERMGKRKVVAETGAGQHGVATATVCALLNLDCVIFMGAEDIRRQKLNVFRMELLGAKVISVTQGSATLKDAVNEALRYWVANVEDTHYIMGSVLGPHPFPKMVRDFQSIIGKETKRQFFEKEKCLPNAIVACVGGGSNAIGMFHPFIEDKEVDLYGVEAAGSGIETEKHAATLTKGSVGILHGSMMYLLQDEEGQVQEAHSISAGLDYPGVGPEHSYLREIDRVRYASITDGEALEAFKQLSQTEGIIPALESSHAVAYAVKLAKTLTKDQSIVICLSGRGDKDVEQVKELLGGSQHG; encoded by the coding sequence ATGGTATATGCACAACCAGATCATAAAGGACTGTTCGGTCAATTTGGTGGAAGGTTCGTTCCTGAATCGTTGATGAAAGCCGTTCAGGAACTCGAGGCCGCTTACGATGAAGCAATCAAGGATGTTCGTTTTCAAGAAAGGCTGCAAAGTTACTTGAAGGACTATGTAGGAAGGGAGAATCCTCTCTACTATGCAGAAAACCTCACCAGGCAGATAGGGGGAGCCAAAATCTATTTGAAGCGGGAAGACCTGAATCACACCGGTGCTCACAAAATCAACAACACGATCGGTCAGGCCCTCCTTGCTGAACGGATGGGAAAAAGAAAAGTCGTAGCAGAAACGGGAGCAGGTCAACATGGGGTCGCAACTGCCACCGTATGTGCCCTTTTAAACCTTGATTGTGTCATTTTCATGGGTGCTGAAGATATCCGCAGGCAGAAGCTGAATGTATTCAGGATGGAGCTGCTCGGAGCAAAGGTAATCAGCGTCACCCAGGGAAGCGCCACATTGAAGGATGCCGTGAATGAAGCGCTGCGTTACTGGGTTGCCAATGTTGAAGACACTCACTATATCATGGGGTCCGTTTTAGGTCCACACCCATTTCCGAAGATGGTCCGTGACTTCCAAAGTATCATTGGAAAAGAAACGAAGAGACAATTCTTTGAAAAAGAAAAATGTCTTCCAAATGCCATAGTGGCATGTGTTGGAGGAGGAAGCAATGCCATTGGAATGTTCCACCCGTTTATTGAAGACAAAGAAGTGGACTTATATGGTGTCGAGGCAGCCGGAAGCGGCATTGAAACAGAGAAGCACGCTGCCACATTAACGAAAGGATCTGTAGGAATCCTTCATGGAAGCATGATGTATCTCCTTCAGGATGAAGAAGGGCAGGTACAGGAAGCCCATTCCATTTCAGCAGGACTTGACTATCCAGGTGTGGGTCCAGAGCACAGCTACTTAAGAGAGATTGACAGAGTCCGTTATGCATCCATTACTGACGGTGAAGCGCTGGAAGCATTCAAACAATTATCACAGACGGAAGGGATCATTCCTGCACTCGAAAGTTCCCATGCCGTTGCCTACGCGGTGAAGTTGGCAAAAACCCTGACAAAGGACCAATCAATCGTCATATGTCTATCCGGGAGAGGGGATAAAGATGTTGAACAAGTAAAAGAGTTATTGGGAGGTAGTCAGCATGGGTAA
- the trpE gene encoding anthranilate synthase component I, with the protein MMKHQDLNYVVKELNGDMYTPISLFQSLKGKKKFLLESSLKHEQSGRYSFVGSDPFLECKAYGDSVQIIKTSTAQVEERIGDPIEMIQTLIPHVPLEDAPFPFTGGGVGYLGYDVIRHYEEIGITPDDELEMPDIHLMFYEKVIVFDHLEHKVYIIVMNEWTEEMEVDLQEKVKETEDELTNVYLDTHKEKLDRLSFHARASKDEYMERVERAKQSIQEGEIFQVVLSQRLQASFSGDPFTFYRGLRQSNPSPYMFFIDFEEYVVLGASPESMLRVQGREITTNPIAGTRRRGDTNEEDGKLERELLSDEKEMAEHRMLVDLGRNDLGRICEIGSIRLTKYLTIERYKYVMHIVSEVKGKLKEEVTPLEALTGCLPAGTVSGAPKIRAMQIINDLETIKRGVYSGAVGYIGVNGNLDFALAIRTMVVKDGVANVQAGAGIVYDSDPESEYEETLNKAKSLLEVTG; encoded by the coding sequence ATGATGAAGCATCAAGATTTGAACTATGTGGTGAAAGAATTGAATGGAGATATGTACACACCAATATCACTCTTTCAATCCCTAAAGGGGAAGAAGAAATTTTTGTTGGAGAGTTCGCTGAAGCACGAACAATCCGGTCGCTATTCTTTTGTGGGAAGCGACCCGTTCCTCGAATGTAAGGCATATGGAGATAGTGTACAGATTATAAAAACGTCCACTGCTCAAGTAGAGGAACGAATAGGGGACCCGATTGAGATGATTCAAACCCTTATACCCCACGTTCCTTTAGAAGACGCACCCTTTCCTTTCACAGGTGGAGGGGTTGGATATTTAGGATATGATGTGATCAGACATTACGAGGAAATCGGTATCACCCCTGATGACGAATTGGAGATGCCGGACATTCATCTCATGTTCTATGAAAAAGTCATCGTCTTTGATCATCTTGAGCATAAAGTATACATCATTGTCATGAATGAATGGACAGAAGAAATGGAAGTGGATCTTCAGGAAAAAGTGAAAGAAACCGAAGACGAGCTGACAAATGTGTATTTGGACACACACAAAGAAAAACTGGATCGTCTTTCCTTTCATGCCCGAGCGTCAAAAGATGAATATATGGAGAGAGTGGAAAGAGCGAAGCAGTCGATTCAGGAAGGAGAAATTTTTCAAGTGGTGCTTTCCCAAAGACTGCAGGCATCCTTTTCCGGAGATCCTTTTACATTCTATAGAGGCTTAAGGCAATCAAATCCGTCACCATATATGTTCTTCATCGACTTTGAAGAGTACGTCGTATTGGGGGCATCTCCAGAAAGCATGCTGAGGGTACAGGGCAGGGAAATCACAACCAATCCCATTGCCGGTACAAGACGCAGAGGGGATACCAATGAAGAAGATGGAAAGCTTGAGAGGGAGCTGCTATCGGATGAAAAGGAAATGGCTGAGCATCGAATGCTCGTAGACTTAGGCAGGAATGATCTGGGAAGGATTTGTGAAATCGGATCCATCCGTTTAACCAAGTACTTGACCATTGAGAGGTATAAATACGTGATGCACATCGTTTCAGAGGTGAAGGGTAAATTGAAGGAAGAAGTAACTCCCCTTGAAGCATTGACAGGCTGTTTGCCTGCAGGAACAGTGAGCGGGGCACCGAAGATCAGGGCCATGCAGATCATCAATGATCTTGAAACGATAAAACGTGGTGTATACTCAGGGGCTGTCGGATATATCGGGGTCAACGGGAATCTCGACTTTGCCCTGGCGATCCGCACAATGGTCGTGAAAGATGGCGTTGCCAATGTTCAAGCAGGGGCAGGCATCGTGTATGATTCAGATCCTGAATCTGAGTATGAAGAAACGCTGAATAAAGCGAAATCATTATTGGAGGTGACGGGATGA
- a CDS encoding class I SAM-dependent methyltransferase: MFTLQKQFKRPKGILGWVVGKVMEFDNRKINNWSINQLSIEKGDRVLEVGYGPGYCIKRISSRFPDTFVDGVDLSETMKEAAQSKNEEAIEKGRVRLFVQDISRFELNDVQYDRIFSVNNYPLWNDQKQALSHIYKMLKAGGTLLITVQPRGDEERDSKARRYGEEISQALQETGFNNITLSYKDVSPALTVSIKGVK; the protein is encoded by the coding sequence TTGTTTACGCTACAGAAACAATTTAAGCGGCCAAAGGGTATCCTGGGCTGGGTTGTGGGGAAAGTAATGGAGTTTGATAATCGGAAGATCAACAATTGGTCCATCAACCAACTGTCCATCGAAAAGGGCGATCGCGTTCTTGAAGTGGGATATGGGCCGGGATATTGTATTAAGCGAATTTCCAGTCGATTCCCTGATACCTTTGTAGACGGAGTCGACCTTTCCGAAACAATGAAAGAAGCGGCTCAAAGTAAGAACGAGGAAGCCATAGAGAAAGGCAGGGTTCGCCTGTTTGTTCAGGATATCAGTCGATTCGAGTTAAACGATGTTCAGTACGATCGAATCTTTTCCGTTAATAATTACCCGTTATGGAATGATCAGAAGCAGGCACTCAGCCATATATACAAAATGCTTAAAGCGGGGGGAACACTGCTTATTACCGTCCAGCCCCGGGGAGATGAAGAGCGGGACAGCAAAGCACGACGCTATGGCGAAGAAATTTCACAGGCTTTACAGGAAACCGGCTTTAATAATATTACTCTATCTTATAAAGATGTAAGCCCTGCACTGACTGTCTCCATAAAAGGTGTAAAATAA
- a CDS encoding phosphoribosylanthranilate isomerase encodes MTKVKVCGIRRQEEAEWALEAGADAIGFVFADSKRKVDVEKAAEISKSVTPGLLKIGVFVNESKERLQEIFHLVQLDYVQLHGDESVEFCETLNLPFIKAISVKERNDIDGIDEFPGEMVLLDSGKGPHRGGNGTTFNWDYAHSLDIPQQLILAGGLNPDNVREAITKVRPYMVDVSSGVETDGEKDRLKMEVFIREAKSVFE; translated from the coding sequence ATGACGAAAGTCAAAGTGTGCGGTATCAGAAGACAGGAAGAAGCCGAGTGGGCACTGGAAGCGGGAGCCGATGCCATAGGATTCGTATTTGCCGATAGTAAAAGGAAAGTCGATGTGGAGAAAGCGGCCGAGATCAGCAAATCCGTCACTCCAGGTTTATTGAAGATCGGTGTGTTTGTGAATGAATCAAAAGAAAGATTGCAAGAGATCTTTCATCTCGTTCAGCTCGATTATGTTCAGCTGCACGGGGATGAATCAGTGGAATTCTGTGAAACTCTCAATCTCCCTTTTATCAAGGCGATTTCGGTGAAGGAAAGAAATGATATAGACGGTATCGATGAATTTCCTGGAGAGATGGTGTTGTTGGATAGCGGAAAGGGACCCCACCGTGGTGGCAATGGCACCACATTCAATTGGGATTATGCACATTCCCTCGACATTCCTCAGCAGCTGATTCTTGCAGGAGGATTAAATCCGGACAATGTCAGGGAAGCCATCACAAAGGTCCGTCCCTATATGGTGGATGTCTCGAGCGGGGTTGAGACGGATGGGGAGAAGGACCGGTTAAAGATGGAAGTATTCATAAGGGAAGCAAAATCGGTGTTTGAATAA